In a genomic window of Anomalospiza imberbis isolate Cuckoo-Finch-1a 21T00152 chromosome 5, ASM3175350v1, whole genome shotgun sequence:
- the UCN3 gene encoding urocortin-3, which yields MSHPRLLLLLVLLGAAETGRALSLSNAASIFSCLNAALSEAQKILPEENTVLDKRGSESPSLEEASEEDVAEEELGKRTFPGDSHYEHASQAQAKGKTYQNRAKSDRRTKVTLSLDVPTNIMNILFNIAKAKNLRAKAAANAHLMAQIGRRK from the coding sequence ATGTCccaccccaggctgctgctgctcctcgtCCTGCTCGGAGCTGCCGAGACCGGCCGGGCCCTGAGCCTCTCCAACGCCGCCTCcatcttcagctgcctcaacgCCGCCCTGTCAGAAGCACAGAAGATCCTTCCCGAGGAGAACACCGTCCTGGACAAGCGCGGCTCCGAGTCGCCGTCCCTGGAGGAGGCGTCCGAGGAGGACGTAGCGGAGGAAGAGCTGGGGAAAAGGACATTCCCGGGGGACAGCCACTACGAACACGCGTCCCAGGCGCAGGCGAAGGGCAAGACCTACCAGAACCGGGCCAAGAGCGACCGGCGCACCAAGGTCACGCtgtccctcgatgtccccacCAACATCATGAACATCCTCTTCAACATCGCCAAGGCCAAGAACTTGCGGGCCAAGGCGGCAGCCAACGCCCACCTCATGGCCCAGATCGGGCGGAGGAAGTGA